The nucleotide sequence GGATTGAATCCTCATAAGAACCAGCACTAACTAATTGAGACATCCAGATTTTGTTGATGTCTTTTGGATTAATTGCTTCCTGTACCTTGATATCACCCGGTGTCAATATTCTATTGGATAGGGTAGTAGTACCATTAGGTGTCCAACCAGCAACAGAACCATCTTGGAAGTTTGCATCAGTTGAAATAAGGTTTATTGCTGTAGGTGCTTTTACACCAGTTTGAACCGTTAGGTTTCTTGCACTGGTTTCACCAGCACTCATTTTTGCTTTAAGTTCTGCTGAATTCTCATTCACATAACCAGTAATTGTTGAAATATCTAAAGCCATTTCTTTTGTGTTTTTTAATCTTGTTATTTTCTCAATGCTGCAAGAGCCTGTAAGTTTTTAGGCAAATCAGCAATTGATTGTTTTGTGTTATTATTTACCGTTCTAGCATTTACAGTAGCTTCTTCACTACCTATTGATTTTTTAAGTGCTAGGATTTCTTTCTTGAAATTTTCGTTTTCTTGTTTGAAGCTTTCATTATCAGCTTTCAATGCTGATAACATTGCAACCATTGCTGTTACTGCTGCATCTTCTTCAACTTCTTCTGTTGATGGTTCAGCTTCATCTTCTGATGGTGCATCAGCTACAATTAGTTTTACTACAATACCATCTGCATCTGTAATTGCTGTATTACCATTAGCCAATTCAAATTCACCAGCACCTAATGTATAAGTGTCTTCATCATAGCTGTAAGTGAGTACATCCCCTTCTTGTGGGTTATCTTCATTGATGGTCATTGACCATTTGCTGATTTCCTTTACTTCTTGTTCAGCTTTTACTTCAGTTTCTTCTTCAACTTTAGCTTCAGCATCAACTTCAATTTCTTCTTCTGAATCTTCTTCTGGTGCATCAACTTCTGTTAATACTCCAGCTTCAAAAACCCATTTAGAACCATCCGTTGCTACTCTTTCACCATCGATTACTTTACCATCACCATCAACAGCTTTATCACCAACCTGTGGTACTTCATCAGCATCTAATTCAGTGAAATTGACATCATCACCATTTGCATCTTGAAGAATCAAATTCTGAATAGTGGCATCCACTTTATCTGAAAAGAATTCATTCAATGCATTTATAAACTTTTTGGTTTTACTCATTTTTTTAGTTTCTTGTTTACTCTTATTATCATAAAAAGCAACCGCCTTTAGGGATTGCTTTATACTTGTTGCGAACCCTAATTCAACTGCTTCATCAGCACTTAAAAAGGTGTCGTTATCCAATAAATTTTTGATTGTCTTTTCGTCTATGTTGATGTAGTTGGTATAGAAATTAACTAGGTCATTTTCTATAGCTTGTAGTTCTTTCACTACACCTTCTAACTGGTAAGAATTACCAGAAAATCCATCAACCCAAGGAAGGTGAATCATTAGTACATCAGCACCTTCTTCAACTATTCTTTCTTCACCAACCATAAAAATTGATGCAGCGATGGAATAGGCTTGTTTAGCTATGGTATTTACTGGTTTATCCAGCTTGTCTAGATAGTTGAAAATTGCCATTCCAACTTCAACAGAACCACCAACACTATCAATGATTACATCTATGGATGCAGCGTCTTCTAAAGCCTTTATTTGCCTTATTACGTCAATTAAGGTGACATCTTCACCAATAACACCACTGATATATATTGTTCCCTTCATTACTAAGGTTATCAGTGATTAAAGGGTATAAATGAAAAAAGTAGCATCAACGTGCTACTTTTCCCTTCAACATAAATAGAATGTCACTTCTACTTGCTTAATTCAGCTTCTTAAATGTGGTTAATTGTTATGATTGCATCATCCGGTGATAACAAAACACAAGCTTTATTAACGTATTCGTTGTTTCCATTACTGGATGACGTTTTCGGACATCTGATTATTTGTATTCTACCTAAATCACAATCCATCAGATTGAATAGGTATGTCACATCATTGTATTTTGATAAATAGAACGGTTGGTAAATTAGATTGATATTTTCAGCTTGTTTTATAGTTGTTTCGCGGATAACAGCGGTCAATTTATTTAGTTCAATCAGTATTCCTTCTGACTGGTAATCTATTATGTTGCTGTTACGTGTCTTGACCTCGCACAGACCATTTAAAAGATATTTAAATCTGGTACCATCACTATTAATTTTTGGTACAGTTGAACCACTTACAAATTCAAAGTCATAACGGCTGTAGCTATCATTTTGAATTTCTTTTAGATTAATTGATGGTTGACCTTCAATGAAGGAATAGATAGTAGTTCCTTCTGCATTTATGTGTTGTTGAAAAGTGTTCATTTAGTTTGTTTACTATAAATAGTCTGCAAAACCAAAAAAGTCTAGTTTTATTAAAAATAATTTGAAATGACTAAAGAAGAGTTTTTAAGAAATTATAAGTGTCAGTTCTATTATAATATCAATGATGACCTTTTACAATTTTCATTGGTTTATGCAAAAAAATCAGAAGATTTTCAATTTGGTCAAATCCATAATCATTTACCACCATTACCAAAATCAGTATGGCAAAATCAACTTATAGAATCAGATGGTTATACTTTAAATAATAACTTTATTAAAAGGTATAGAGCTGATTCTTTTAATGCTTTGATAAATAGATTAGAAATTGATGAAATTGACGCCTATGAAGAAGATTTAAATCCATTCTTCAAGGATAAACTTTAAGTAATGAGTGAAATAATAAATAACGTAATAGATACCGCAAAGGAGCGTTTGAAGAATCCCTTTTTAGGTGCTTTTATTCT is from Nonlabens sp. YIK11 and encodes:
- a CDS encoding Clp protease ClpP, whose amino-acid sequence is MKGTIYISGVIGEDVTLIDVIRQIKALEDAASIDVIIDSVGGSVEVGMAIFNYLDKLDKPVNTIAKQAYSIAASIFMVGEERIVEEGADVLMIHLPWVDGFSGNSYQLEGVVKELQAIENDLVNFYTNYINIDEKTIKNLLDNDTFLSADEAVELGFATSIKQSLKAVAFYDNKSKQETKKMSKTKKFINALNEFFSDKVDATIQNLILQDANGDDVNFTELDADEVPQVGDKAVDGDGKVIDGERVATDGSKWVFEAGVLTEVDAPEEDSEEEIEVDAEAKVEEETEVKAEQEVKEISKWSMTINEDNPQEGDVLTYSYDEDTYTLGAGEFELANGNTAITDADGIVVKLIVADAPSEDEAEPSTEEVEEDAAVTAMVAMLSALKADNESFKQENENFKKEILALKKSIGSEEATVNARTVNNNTKQSIADLPKNLQALAALRK